CGATGGGCACCTTGCTGCGACACGGTTCGGAAGAGCAGAAACGGGAGTACCTGCCTAAAATTGCAGATGGCTCCTTGCGGCTGCAAGCATTTGGTGTTACGGAACCAAACACGGGAACGGACACGACGCAATTAAAAACGACCGCCGTTCGAAAAGGGGATCGGTATATCGTCAACGGTCAAAAAGTGTTCATTTCGCGGACGGAACATTCCGATTTGATGATTCTTCTGGTTCGTACAACGCCGCTTGATCAGGTTCAGAAACGTACCCAAGGCCTTTCTGTGCTGCTGGTGGATCTGCGCAAGGCGCTTGGCAATGGATTGACGATTCGCCCGATTCGCACGATGATGAACCATGCGACAACAGAACTCTTTTTTGAAGACCTGGAAGTTCCGGTTGAAAATTTGATCGGGGAAGAAGGGAAAGGATTCTCTTATATCCTGGATGGTATGAATGCCGAGCGGATTTTGATTGCTTCCGAATGTATCGGGGATGGACGTTGGTTTATTGATCGTGCGACCAATTATGCAAACCAGCGGGTAGTATTTAATCGTCCGATCGGGCAAAATCAAGGCATTCAGTTTCCGATTGCGAAAGCCTATATCGATATTGAGGCAGCTGATTTGATGCGCTATCGGGCAGCTGAACTGTTTGACGCAGGCAAACCGTGCGGCAAAGAAGCGAACATGGCTAAATTGTTAGCGGCAGATGCTTCCTGGGCGGCTGCCAATGTAGCTTTGCAAACACATGGCGGTTTTGGATTTGCAGAGGAATATGATATTGAGCGTAAATTCCGTGAAACCAGACTTTATCAAGTGGCTCCTATTTCCACCAACTTAATTTTGTCTTATGTGGCGGAACATGTGTTGGGGCTGCCTAGATCCTATTAAAAATAGTGATAGTCGGCTAAGAACATCGCCATCCGTGGCGATAACGCCGGATCGAATCATGTTTTGAATGTGAACCGCTTTGTCCAACCAAGGCGGTTCTTTTTATTGTTGTTCTTTTTATCGTTTCGGAATTATTTGATCTTGCCGGGGGCTCCGTTTACAGCGTGGTTACGGCTCGTTAAAGCCCTGCCTAGCTTTTTATATTTTACCGAGGGTATTGAAGAATTATGTATTCGAGTAAACTCGCGAAACATG
The sequence above is a segment of the Effusibacillus dendaii genome. Coding sequences within it:
- a CDS encoding acyl-CoA dehydrogenase family protein produces the protein MAIEENKFHAQLRENVREICARFPDSYWRELDEKRAYPEEFVKALTQAGHLAALIPEEYGGAGLGITEASIILEEMNRSGGNSGACHAQMYTMGTLLRHGSEEQKREYLPKIADGSLRLQAFGVTEPNTGTDTTQLKTTAVRKGDRYIVNGQKVFISRTEHSDLMILLVRTTPLDQVQKRTQGLSVLLVDLRKALGNGLTIRPIRTMMNHATTELFFEDLEVPVENLIGEEGKGFSYILDGMNAERILIASECIGDGRWFIDRATNYANQRVVFNRPIGQNQGIQFPIAKAYIDIEAADLMRYRAAELFDAGKPCGKEANMAKLLAADASWAAANVALQTHGGFGFAEEYDIERKFRETRLYQVAPISTNLILSYVAEHVLGLPRSY